Proteins encoded by one window of Anaerosalibacter sp. Marseille-P3206:
- a CDS encoding P-II family nitrogen regulator codes for MESVLCIIAIVERGKADKIVEKAKDVGAKGATILYGRGTGESEVKKFLNIHIEASKEVILVLSEESKYRPIFDSIVEAGKLKEPGTGIIFTLPVSNLVGLHHREEV; via the coding sequence ATGGAAAGCGTACTATGTATCATAGCTATAGTAGAAAGAGGAAAAGCTGATAAAATTGTTGAAAAAGCGAAAGATGTAGGCGCAAAAGGTGCTACAATACTGTATGGTAGAGGCACTGGTGAAAGTGAAGTAAAAAAGTTTTTGAACATACATATAGAGGCATCTAAAGAAGTTATATTAGTATTAAGTGAGGAATCAAAATACAGACCAATATTTGACTCCATTGTAGAAGCAGGAAAACTAAAAGAGCCAGGAACTGGGATCATATTTACTTTGCCTGTGTCAAACTTAGTAGGACTACATCATAGGGAAGAAGTGTAA
- a CDS encoding DMT family transporter gives MNQKLNNNSLRADLSLLLVAIIWGSGFVATKSGLDHITPLYMLVFRFGISTILLGLVFRKRIKKTTIGDFKAGIVIGIFLFLGFSVQTFALQFTTASKQAFITGTNVVMVPFLYWAVSKKKPDNYDVLGAILCFTGIGILSVESGFKIGFGDSLTLLCAVFYAAHIVAIGYYAQEHDPIILAFFQIMWTFILSCIFAPIFEPMPTVITKEMAIPIVYLAVFSTTVAFLLQNLAQKHTSSTKTAIILSMESVFGSLFSFIVLKEPFTIKFLIGCIAILLSIITTETKWSFLKKA, from the coding sequence ATGAACCAAAAATTAAATAATAATTCATTGCGAGCAGATTTATCACTATTATTAGTGGCAATAATATGGGGAAGTGGATTTGTAGCTACTAAAAGCGGACTAGATCATATTACTCCTCTGTATATGCTAGTTTTTAGATTTGGTATTTCCACTATACTTTTAGGTTTGGTTTTTAGGAAGAGAATAAAGAAAACTACTATAGGAGATTTTAAAGCTGGCATTGTAATAGGTATTTTTCTATTCTTAGGATTTTCAGTTCAAACTTTTGCTCTTCAATTTACAACTGCAAGTAAACAAGCTTTCATCACAGGAACAAATGTAGTAATGGTACCTTTCTTATATTGGGCAGTTTCTAAAAAGAAGCCTGATAATTATGACGTTTTAGGTGCAATATTATGTTTCACAGGAATAGGAATATTAAGTGTTGAAAGTGGTTTTAAGATAGGTTTTGGCGATTCATTAACATTACTATGTGCAGTATTTTATGCAGCTCACATTGTTGCTATTGGTTATTATGCACAAGAGCATGATCCAATAATATTAGCATTTTTTCAAATTATGTGGACTTTTATATTATCATGTATATTTGCCCCAATATTTGAACCGATGCCAACAGTAATAACAAAAGAAATGGCTATTCCAATTGTTTATTTAGCTGTTTTTAGCACAACAGTTGCTTTTTTACTTCAAAATTTAGCACAAAAACATACTTCATCTACTAAAACAGCAATTATTCTTAGCATGGAATCAGTTTTTGGCAGTTTATTTTCATTTATAGTACTCAAAGAACCATTTACCATTAAATTTTTAATAGGATGTATTGCAATACTGTTGTCAATCATTACTACTGAGACGAAATGGAGCTTTCTAAAGAAAGCTTAA
- a CDS encoding ATP-binding protein: MDKKKKYLFATILIGLSSQLYISYHISNFKFSFAGVLFPVFLYMYIELNPMLLGISSGIVLFIFRILFCLIGGGTFTQSIVAFFPEAIFYIIYGVIFYLLLKLFKTITINKLFFIALGCDLLSNFVEVYIRIGKDFFISDLSILKSLLVVAFIRASLAVLIIIGFKYYRMFLIKAEHEERYKKLLWLTSGLKTEVYWMEKNMDSIEKVMSDAYQLFTKILNEEDRESWGNRALEISRDVHDIKKEYSLVARGIKEILANRTDDSGMYFHELLLILKETMDAEIRRIEKDIVLDFHLGKDFFFKKHYYLMSVFRNMIVNSIESIENKGKIVFIHKMNDKEHIFIIKDNGCGINKEELAHIFSPGYSTKIDYTTGEINRGLGLSLVKNIVEVHLKGDLEVHSEKDKGTTFEITIPIVELEGS; encoded by the coding sequence ATGGATAAAAAGAAAAAATATCTATTTGCAACAATCCTTATAGGACTATCTTCTCAGCTTTATATAAGTTATCATATATCAAACTTCAAATTCTCCTTTGCAGGAGTACTATTTCCTGTGTTCTTGTATATGTATATTGAACTAAATCCCATGCTTCTAGGTATTTCATCAGGAATAGTCCTATTTATTTTCAGAATATTGTTTTGTTTAATCGGTGGAGGAACATTTACTCAGTCTATTGTTGCATTCTTTCCTGAAGCTATATTTTATATAATATATGGAGTTATTTTTTATTTATTATTAAAACTATTTAAAACTATAACAATAAACAAGTTGTTTTTTATAGCATTAGGATGTGATCTATTAAGTAATTTTGTTGAAGTTTACATTCGTATAGGGAAGGACTTCTTTATAAGTGATTTAAGTATATTGAAATCCTTACTTGTAGTAGCTTTCATTAGAGCTTCTTTAGCTGTGCTTATAATCATAGGATTCAAATACTATAGGATGTTTTTGATAAAGGCTGAGCATGAGGAAAGATATAAAAAACTTCTTTGGCTAACTTCTGGATTAAAAACAGAAGTCTATTGGATGGAGAAAAACATGGATAGCATTGAAAAAGTTATGTCTGATGCCTATCAACTTTTCACTAAAATTCTAAATGAAGAAGATAGAGAAAGTTGGGGGAATAGAGCCTTAGAAATATCTAGAGATGTACATGATATAAAAAAAGAATACTCTCTTGTGGCAAGAGGCATAAAGGAAATATTAGCTAATAGGACAGATGATAGTGGAATGTATTTTCATGAACTTCTCTTAATACTAAAAGAAACAATGGATGCAGAAATACGACGAATAGAAAAAGATATTGTACTTGATTTTCATCTGGGAAAGGATTTTTTCTTTAAAAAGCATTATTATTTAATGTCTGTATTTAGAAATATGATAGTCAATTCAATAGAGTCTATCGAAAATAAAGGGAAAATAGTGTTTATTCACAAAATGAATGACAAAGAACACATATTTATAATAAAGGACAATGGTTGTGGAATAAATAAAGAAGAATTGGCGCATATTTTTTCACCTGGATATTCAACAAAGATAGACTATACCACTGGAGAAATAAATAGAGGATTAGGATTAAGCCTTGTAAAAAACATAGTTGAAGTTCATCTAAAAGGAGATTTAGAAGTACACTCTGAAAAAGATAAGGGAACTACTTTTGAAATAACTATTCCTATAGTGGAATTGGAGGGTAGTTAG
- a CDS encoding MATE family efflux transporter, producing the protein MFEKGSVGKLLFKFSVPAIISLLVTELYNMVDTVFVGRHIGGNGIGGLVVVFPIQRIMAAIAMMIALGSSTAIGRSSGEKDYDSVKKIIKNAFSIAIFIVIPLSIILFIFRDNVLRFLGAGDKILPFAHDYLSIILFGSIFQVLTVVIGYMEMSLGNRKILLQSNMTGALTNIFVDYLLVSKFSYGVKGAAIATAISQFIGFLYAYYHFIEVKKKFNLSFGFNFNMPIWNEITTVGFSAFIVEAEDGILIAILNNLLLKNAGDMGVIVLGVISKLSMFMFINMLGMASAMQPIAAYNLGAKKYKRLKEVAKKTIIYSFLTSAGLWAITMIFTPQLLSIYVKDKYILEESVKAFRIMVSIIPLISLYYVSIYYFQALGKAKKSFMVSILRQLIVLLPVSIVLIKVFNLGALAVWISYPISDLISSITAIVMMVKESKKLDKTIEKVEVIEQKKSRAYKGAPVGDDLI; encoded by the coding sequence ATATTTGAAAAGGGAAGTGTCGGTAAACTTCTCTTTAAGTTCTCGGTTCCAGCTATAATCTCCCTACTGGTAACAGAACTTTATAACATGGTAGATACGGTATTTGTAGGAAGACATATAGGTGGAAATGGGATAGGTGGATTAGTGGTTGTATTTCCCATACAGAGGATTATGGCAGCTATAGCCATGATGATTGCCCTTGGCTCATCTACAGCTATAGGGAGAAGTAGTGGGGAAAAAGACTATGACAGTGTAAAAAAGATTATTAAAAATGCATTTAGTATAGCGATATTTATTGTGATTCCACTTTCTATAATATTGTTTATATTTAGGGATAATGTACTCAGGTTTTTAGGAGCAGGAGACAAAATTCTACCATTTGCTCATGATTATTTATCCATAATATTATTTGGAAGTATATTTCAGGTATTGACTGTAGTAATAGGTTATATGGAGATGTCCTTAGGTAATAGAAAGATACTATTACAAAGCAATATGACAGGAGCATTGACAAATATATTTGTAGACTATTTGCTTGTATCAAAGTTTTCTTATGGAGTAAAAGGAGCTGCAATAGCAACTGCAATATCACAATTTATAGGATTTCTTTATGCATATTATCATTTTATTGAAGTAAAGAAAAAGTTCAATTTATCCTTTGGATTTAATTTCAATATGCCCATTTGGAACGAGATAACAACTGTAGGTTTTTCTGCATTTATAGTAGAAGCAGAAGATGGAATATTGATTGCAATACTTAATAATCTTCTCTTAAAAAATGCAGGAGATATGGGAGTAATAGTACTAGGTGTTATATCAAAGCTTTCAATGTTCATGTTTATCAATATGTTGGGGATGGCTTCAGCAATGCAGCCTATAGCTGCTTACAATTTAGGTGCTAAAAAATATAAAAGGCTAAAGGAAGTAGCAAAGAAGACAATAATATACTCATTCTTGACTTCTGCTGGTCTATGGGCAATTACTATGATATTCACGCCTCAACTATTATCTATATATGTAAAGGATAAATATATTTTAGAAGAATCAGTTAAGGCTTTTAGAATAATGGTATCAATAATACCTCTTATAAGCTTGTATTATGTTTCTATATACTATTTTCAAGCCCTTGGAAAGGCAAAGAAGTCTTTTATGGTGTCAATCCTAAGGCAGCTTATAGTACTTCTACCTGTATCCATAGTACTAATAAAGGTATTTAATTTGGGTGCTCTTGCAGTTTGGATTTCATATCCTATATCTGATTTGATATCTAGTATAACAGCAATAGTCATGATGGTTAAGGAATCGAAAAAACTTGATAAGACAATTGAAAAAGTAGAAGTAATAGAACAAAAAAAGTCTAGAGCCTATAAAGGTGCACCTGTTGGTGATGACTTAATTTAA
- the megL gene encoding methionine gamma-lyase, which yields MDKSEMKSMGFATKAIHGGYEKNEVGSLATPIYQTSTFVFDSAEQGGRRFALEEEGYIYTRLGNPTNTQLEEKIAILENAEACMSMASGIGAITSCLWTALKAGDHVVAAETLYGCTFAFLNHGLTRYGVDVTFVDTTDPENVRKAMRDNTRVVYLETPANPTLDIADIEAISNIAHEVEGCIVVVDNTFCTPYIQRPLELGADVVVHSATKYLNGHGDVIAGFVVGDKEFIDEVRLFGVKDMTGASLSPFDAFLINRGAKTLEIRMDRHCENAQKVAEFLESHPAVDKVYYPGLKSFPQYELAKKQMKLPGAIISFEIKGGLEEGKKVMNSVKLCSLAVSLGDTETLIQHPASMTHSPYTEEEREAAGITDGLIRLSIGLETPEDIIADLKQALDSIK from the coding sequence ATGGACAAGAGTGAAATGAAAAGTATGGGATTTGCTACAAAAGCTATTCATGGAGGGTATGAGAAAAATGAAGTAGGTTCTCTTGCTACTCCTATCTATCAAACATCAACATTTGTTTTTGATTCAGCTGAACAAGGTGGAAGGAGATTTGCACTAGAAGAAGAAGGATATATCTATACTAGATTGGGAAACCCTACTAATACCCAGTTAGAAGAAAAGATAGCTATTTTAGAAAATGCTGAAGCATGTATGTCAATGGCTTCAGGTATAGGCGCTATTACTTCATGTTTATGGACAGCTTTAAAAGCTGGAGATCATGTAGTTGCTGCTGAAACTCTATATGGTTGTACTTTTGCTTTTCTAAACCATGGATTAACTAGATATGGGGTAGATGTAACTTTTGTAGACACAACTGATCCTGAAAATGTAAGAAAAGCTATGAGGGACAATACTAGAGTTGTATACTTAGAAACACCAGCCAATCCAACCCTTGACATTGCAGATATTGAAGCTATTTCAAATATTGCTCATGAAGTTGAAGGCTGTATTGTTGTAGTAGATAATACATTCTGTACTCCTTATATTCAGAGACCATTGGAACTAGGAGCTGATGTGGTAGTTCATTCTGCTACAAAATACTTAAATGGTCATGGCGATGTAATAGCAGGATTTGTAGTAGGAGATAAGGAATTTATAGATGAAGTTAGATTATTTGGCGTTAAAGATATGACAGGAGCAAGTTTAAGTCCTTTTGATGCATTTTTAATTAACAGGGGTGCTAAGACTTTGGAAATAAGAATGGATCGTCACTGTGAAAATGCACAAAAAGTAGCTGAGTTCCTTGAAAGTCATCCAGCAGTTGATAAGGTATACTATCCAGGTTTAAAAAGTTTTCCACAATATGAACTAGCTAAAAAACAAATGAAACTTCCTGGAGCTATTATTTCCTTTGAGATAAAAGGTGGCTTAGAAGAAGGTAAGAAAGTAATGAATAGTGTTAAACTTTGTTCACTAGCTGTTAGCTTAGGAGATACAGAAACACTTATTCAACACCCAGCTAGTATGACTCATTCACCATATACTGAAGAAGAAAGAGAAGCAGCTGGTATCACAGATGGACTTATAAGATTGTCTATAGGACTAGAAACACCAGAAGATATAATTGCTGATTTAAAACAAGCATTAGACAGTATAAAATAG
- a CDS encoding hydrolase — MEKFIPEVKSKLRSRIIEVPPVIYRASGIKILGTRIKSLLFSTDVAIIKNTNANSIIAVYPFTPQLSITQAILEVAPVPVFVGVGGGITTGKRSIDIALQAELMGAYGAVVNAPTANEVISRMYNRIDIPIIATVVTERDDYRGKLDAGARILNISGGSNTAAIVRKIREEYKELPIIATGGPTEESIVKTIEAGANAITYTPPCCADIFGDVMDQYRLDKMKDNK, encoded by the coding sequence ATGGAAAAATTTATTCCTGAAGTTAAGTCAAAGCTTAGATCTAGAATAATAGAAGTACCACCAGTTATTTATAGAGCAAGTGGTATTAAGATATTAGGAACAAGGATCAAGTCACTTCTATTCTCTACTGATGTAGCAATTATCAAGAATACAAATGCTAACTCTATTATAGCTGTTTATCCTTTTACCCCACAGCTTTCAATTACTCAAGCTATTTTAGAAGTTGCCCCAGTTCCTGTTTTTGTAGGCGTTGGTGGAGGTATTACTACTGGAAAAAGATCTATTGATATAGCACTTCAAGCTGAATTAATGGGTGCTTATGGTGCAGTAGTCAATGCTCCTACTGCAAATGAAGTGATTAGCAGAATGTATAATCGAATTGATATTCCAATAATCGCAACTGTAGTTACTGAACGTGACGATTATAGGGGAAAACTAGATGCAGGTGCAAGAATATTGAACATATCTGGAGGAAGTAACACCGCAGCAATAGTTAGAAAGATAAGAGAGGAATACAAAGAACTTCCTATAATAGCTACAGGAGGTCCTACAGAAGAAAGTATTGTGAAAACTATAGAGGCAGGTGCAAATGCAATTACTTATACCCCACCTTGTTGTGCTGATATATTTGGGGATGTAATGGACCAATACAGATTAGATAAGATGAAAGACAATAAATAA
- a CDS encoding DUF1538 domain-containing protein — translation MKNIEGLSALWDTARTVIPISAFLLLFQALILRKPIDNLKEFVIGFLLSVFGLHFFLKGVSMSLIPLGDSVGRNLITLEHRWVIILFAFILGYFATLVEPGLKALALEVEEVSVGAIPYKTLIHAVAIGFGGGMAIGMLKILKNIPNTIIIMPILVVILILVYFAPDEFVAIAMDSASSTTGPVNIPLNMAVAIGLSKIIENSDPLLNGFGIVGLTSLGAVISVLILGILTKF, via the coding sequence ATGAAAAATATTGAAGGATTGAGTGCACTGTGGGATACAGCAAGGACTGTTATACCAATATCTGCTTTTTTATTGCTTTTTCAAGCCCTTATTTTAAGAAAGCCTATAGACAATTTAAAGGAGTTTGTGATAGGATTTCTGTTGAGTGTATTTGGACTCCATTTTTTCTTAAAAGGAGTGTCAATGAGTTTGATACCATTGGGGGATTCAGTAGGTAGAAATCTTATAACATTAGAACATAGATGGGTAATAATATTATTTGCATTTATATTAGGATATTTTGCTACACTTGTAGAACCAGGGCTTAAAGCGTTGGCACTAGAAGTAGAGGAGGTTTCCGTTGGAGCTATTCCATATAAAACACTTATTCATGCAGTTGCCATTGGTTTTGGTGGTGGCATGGCAATAGGAATGTTAAAGATATTAAAAAACATACCTAATACTATAATCATAATGCCTATACTTGTAGTGATACTCATATTAGTTTATTTTGCTCCAGATGAGTTTGTTGCTATTGCAATGGATTCAGCTAGTTCAACTACAGGTCCTGTAAATATCCCATTAAACATGGCAGTTGCTATAGGACTTTCAAAAATAATAGAAAATTCCGACCCACTTCTTAATGGTTTTGGCATCGTAGGACTCACATCACTTGGAGCAGTAATATCTGTTCTCATACTTGGAATACTAACTAAATTTTAA
- a CDS encoding aminopeptidase — MNKFEETLKNYANLAVKVGINIQKGQKLVINSPIECADFVRLIAESAYAEGAKDVYVEWHDEKMTLLRYMNAPMEVFQNFPTWKADGFNQMAEEGAGFISIAASNPELLKDVDPKKVAENNKASSIAMKKFREYSMNNKVAWCVVSVPTNDWATKVFPDLPEEEAVEKLWKAIFMTVRMDQEDPIKAWEEHLRNTENRVKFLNEKAFKTLHYTSSNGTDVVVELPKGHIWAGGGEYNTKDVFFVANMPTEEVFTMPKKTGVNGVVVSTKPLNYGGNLINNFKLTFKDGKVVDFEAEEGYETLKHLLDTDEGAKYLGEVALVQYDSPISNSNILFYNTLFDENASCHFAFGAAYPTCIKGGSEMDEKEREAHGVNTSLTHVDFMVGSSDLNIVGETPSGEKIQVFKDGNWAF, encoded by the coding sequence TTGAATAAATTTGAAGAGACTTTAAAGAACTATGCAAATTTAGCAGTAAAGGTTGGTATCAATATTCAGAAAGGTCAAAAGCTTGTTATCAATTCTCCTATTGAATGTGCTGATTTTGTACGTCTTATTGCTGAATCTGCTTATGCAGAAGGAGCTAAAGATGTATATGTAGAATGGCATGATGAAAAAATGACGCTTTTAAGGTATATGAATGCTCCTATGGAAGTATTTCAAAACTTCCCAACATGGAAGGCAGACGGTTTCAACCAAATGGCTGAAGAAGGAGCAGGTTTCATCTCTATTGCAGCCTCAAATCCAGAACTTTTGAAAGATGTAGATCCTAAAAAAGTTGCTGAAAACAACAAGGCTAGTTCTATTGCAATGAAGAAATTTAGAGAATACTCTATGAACAATAAAGTTGCATGGTGTGTTGTTTCTGTTCCTACAAATGATTGGGCAACAAAAGTATTCCCAGATCTTCCTGAAGAAGAAGCTGTTGAAAAACTTTGGAAAGCTATATTTATGACTGTAAGAATGGACCAAGAAGATCCTATCAAAGCTTGGGAGGAACATTTGAGGAATACAGAAAATAGAGTTAAATTCTTGAATGAAAAAGCATTCAAAACTCTTCACTATACTTCTTCCAACGGTACTGATGTAGTTGTTGAACTTCCCAAGGGTCATATTTGGGCTGGTGGTGGAGAATACAATACTAAGGATGTATTCTTTGTTGCTAATATGCCTACTGAAGAAGTTTTCACTATGCCTAAGAAAACTGGAGTTAATGGTGTAGTTGTAAGTACTAAACCTCTTAACTATGGTGGAAATTTAATTAACAATTTTAAATTAACTTTCAAAGACGGTAAGGTTGTAGATTTTGAAGCAGAAGAAGGTTACGAAACATTAAAACATCTTTTAGATACAGATGAAGGTGCTAAATACTTAGGAGAAGTAGCTTTGGTTCAATATGATTCTCCTATTTCAAATTCCAATATATTGTTCTACAATACATTGTTTGACGAAAATGCTTCATGTCACTTTGCATTTGGTGCTGCTTATCCAACTTGTATTAAAGGTGGAAGCGAAATGGATGAAAAAGAAAGAGAAGCTCATGGAGTTAATACTTCTCTGACTCATGTGGACTTCATGGTAGGAAGTAGTGATTTAAATATAGTTGGAGAAACTCCTAGTGGAGAAAAAATCCAAGTATTCAAAGATGGAAACTGGGCATTTTAA
- a CDS encoding DNA-binding domain-containing protein, with the protein MKIFILDDDVNVIRILKKIIDDRNLGIVVGKATDGNEGYEQIKRIQPDLVIIDLLMPGKDGLSIVKELKKKYPEIEFVMISQVSSKDMVGNAYKYGVEYYIYKPINALEVESIIKKVQERIEIDRTIAKIQSLFESKQTLCDGSKGYEFCEQCIKNVLIKLGVAGEKGTTDMIELCKYIIDNNINIAEITIRELCKNFSENPKSMEQRMRRTISIAMSNISNIGIEDYMNDVFVEYSSSLFNFEQVRKEMDYIRGKSLRGGSINMKKFIIGLISYCENKNN; encoded by the coding sequence ATGAAAATTTTTATTTTAGATGATGATGTAAATGTAATTAGAATTCTAAAAAAGATAATTGATGACAGAAATTTAGGGATTGTAGTTGGAAAAGCTACAGATGGTAATGAAGGATATGAGCAAATAAAGAGAATACAACCTGATTTAGTAATAATAGATTTACTGATGCCTGGAAAAGATGGACTTTCCATTGTAAAAGAATTGAAAAAGAAATATCCTGAAATTGAGTTTGTAATGATATCTCAAGTTTCCTCAAAGGATATGGTGGGAAATGCTTATAAATACGGGGTAGAGTATTATATATACAAGCCTATAAATGCCTTAGAAGTGGAATCTATCATTAAAAAGGTTCAAGAAAGAATAGAAATAGATAGGACAATTGCAAAAATACAATCACTGTTTGAAAGTAAACAAACTTTATGTGACGGTTCTAAAGGATATGAGTTTTGTGAACAATGTATCAAAAATGTGTTGATAAAGTTAGGAGTTGCCGGTGAAAAGGGAACTACTGATATGATAGAATTATGTAAATATATAATAGATAATAATATAAATATAGCAGAAATAACTATAAGAGAGTTGTGCAAAAACTTTTCGGAAAACCCAAAATCTATGGAGCAGAGGATGAGAAGAACTATTTCAATAGCTATGTCAAACATATCAAACATCGGCATTGAAGATTATATGAATGATGTTTTTGTAGAATACTCAAGCAGTCTTTTTAATTTTGAGCAAGTTAGAAAAGAGATGGATTATATCAGAGGAAAATCCCTAAGAGGTGGTTCGATTAATATGAAAAAGTTCATAATTGGATTAATATCATATTGTGAAAATAAAAACAATTAA
- a CDS encoding alanine/glycine:cation symporter family protein encodes MDFFAELFSKGAKIVWGPVTVALLVGTGIYLSFGTKFIQFRKMGYAIKSLFTKNSDDDGDISSFQALMTSLAATIGTGNIVGVSSAIAMGGPGAVFWMWISGAVGGATKFAEALLAIKYRTTNENGEKSGGPMHYIGKGMKDLYGVNANWLGWLFALFALIASLGTGNMVQANAISEAVKVTFGISPYITGIIIAILTALVILGGIKKIGNVTEKVVPTMSFLYIGGALIAIFANASMIPAAFSMIFKNAFTAKAVGGGLLGTVIRFGIARGVFSNEAGLGSSPIAHAASKNEDPVAEGLIGSLGAFIDTIIICTMTALVILTSGLVKINQSGAMVIEGNLNGATLTTGAFDQLLPGVGGYIIAIGLIFFAFSTILGWYYYGSKCIEYIAGLKTANVYKIVWVILTFIGATTSLETVWNISDMFNALMAAPNLIGLIALSPLVFKMTREYDKKIVVDGKNVKEELSKPIIE; translated from the coding sequence ATGGACTTTTTTGCTGAGTTATTTTCAAAGGGTGCTAAAATAGTGTGGGGGCCGGTGACTGTGGCACTGTTAGTTGGAACTGGAATATACTTAAGTTTTGGAACTAAATTTATTCAGTTTAGAAAGATGGGATATGCTATAAAGTCATTGTTTACAAAAAACTCAGATGATGATGGAGATATTAGTTCATTTCAGGCGCTTATGACGAGTTTAGCAGCTACAATTGGAACGGGAAATATAGTAGGAGTTTCCTCTGCTATAGCTATGGGAGGACCAGGTGCTGTATTTTGGATGTGGATTAGTGGTGCAGTAGGAGGGGCTACAAAATTTGCAGAGGCTCTTCTTGCAATTAAGTACAGAACTACAAATGAAAACGGAGAAAAGTCTGGTGGCCCTATGCATTATATAGGGAAGGGAATGAAAGATCTATACGGTGTAAATGCTAATTGGCTTGGATGGTTGTTTGCACTATTTGCATTGATAGCTTCTTTAGGTACAGGAAACATGGTGCAAGCAAATGCAATATCAGAGGCAGTAAAAGTTACATTCGGAATAAGTCCTTATATTACTGGTATTATCATAGCGATATTAACAGCTTTAGTAATATTAGGTGGAATTAAAAAAATAGGAAATGTAACAGAAAAGGTAGTTCCAACAATGTCATTCCTTTATATTGGTGGAGCATTAATAGCAATATTTGCTAATGCAAGTATGATTCCTGCAGCTTTTTCAATGATATTTAAAAATGCTTTTACAGCAAAAGCAGTAGGTGGTGGACTATTAGGCACTGTAATCAGATTTGGTATTGCTAGGGGAGTATTTTCAAATGAAGCTGGTCTAGGGAGTTCACCAATAGCTCATGCAGCTTCAAAAAATGAGGACCCAGTAGCTGAAGGACTTATAGGATCTCTTGGCGCATTTATTGATACAATAATTATTTGTACTATGACAGCTCTAGTAATATTGACATCTGGATTAGTTAAAATCAATCAATCAGGTGCTATGGTTATAGAAGGAAATTTAAATGGAGCTACTTTGACAACAGGAGCTTTTGATCAATTACTTCCAGGAGTAGGTGGATATATAATAGCTATAGGATTGATTTTCTTTGCATTTTCTACAATTTTGGGTTGGTATTATTACGGTTCAAAATGTATAGAGTATATAGCTGGACTTAAAACAGCAAATGTCTATAAGATTGTTTGGGTTATTCTAACTTTTATAGGAGCTACTACTTCCCTAGAAACTGTGTGGAATATATCAGATATGTTCAATGCACTAATGGCAGCTCCAAACTTAATAGGGCTTATAGCTCTTAGTCCATTAGTATTTAAAATGACTAGGGAGTATGATAAAAAGATAGTTGTTGACGGGAAAAATGTAAAAGAAGAATTATCAAAACCAATTATTGAGTAA
- a CDS encoding ECF transporter S component: MIVVRNEKLRDLTRYAVLIALTTVMTMLIQIPTPGTKGYLNLGDMVVFLAAMILGKKGGFVVGGVGSALADLLSGYSYYAPITFVVKGLEGFFAGALLDTKLGQKTPIIPTAIGGVWMAIGYYIAEIFMYGGKAALASIPGNMVQGLFGAVVAVVLSVALKRTKVFNS; the protein is encoded by the coding sequence ATGATAGTTGTGAGAAATGAAAAACTAAGGGATTTGACCAGATATGCGGTACTAATTGCCCTTACTACAGTAATGACAATGTTAATACAGATTCCTACACCTGGAACAAAGGGATATTTAAATTTAGGTGATATGGTAGTATTTTTAGCAGCTATGATATTAGGTAAAAAAGGTGGTTTTGTTGTAGGAGGAGTGGGTTCTGCTCTTGCGGATTTGTTATCAGGATATTCATATTATGCTCCTATTACATTTGTGGTTAAGGGTTTGGAAGGATTTTTTGCAGGTGCACTATTGGATACAAAACTAGGTCAAAAAACGCCAATCATTCCAACAGCTATTGGAGGAGTATGGATGGCTATTGGATACTATATAGCTGAAATATTTATGTATGGAGGAAAAGCTGCACTAGCTTCCATACCAGGAAATATGGTTCAAGGACTATTTGGTGCAGTAGTAGCAGTAGTACTAAGTGTTGCATTGAAGAGAACAAAAGTATTTAATTCATAA